The following proteins come from a genomic window of Varunaivibrio sulfuroxidans:
- a CDS encoding c-type cytochrome, giving the protein MKNKTVLGLLMAATVAFSASSAMAASKGEKLFKHKCSVCHKIDKNAVGPMLKGVIGRKAGSVASFSRYNAMKGANFTWNEALISEWITNQRKFLKTHKDMVGGSRTAMIVHIKKEKDRKAIIDYLKTAQ; this is encoded by the coding sequence ATGAAAAATAAGACTGTATTAGGCCTTCTCATGGCGGCAACCGTGGCTTTCTCCGCCAGTTCGGCCATGGCCGCAAGCAAGGGCGAGAAGCTGTTCAAACACAAGTGCAGTGTCTGCCACAAAATCGATAAAAACGCCGTCGGACCGATGCTGAAGGGTGTCATTGGTCGCAAGGCGGGCAGCGTTGCGAGCTTCTCACGCTACAACGCCATGAAGGGCGCCAACTTCACCTGGAATGAAGCCCTGATCTCCGAGTGGATCACCAATCAGCGAAAATTCTTAAAAACGCACAAGGATATGGTTGGCGGAAGCCGCACGGCGATGATCGTCCATATTAAAAAGGAAAAAGATCGCAAGGCGATTATTGACTATTTAAAAACGGCTCAGTAA